GCTGACACGGCCGGTCGGGCGACACGGGAAAGCCGGGTGGCGAGACTCTGGTGCACCGTGACCTCCCGTCGGCAGCGGCCGCAACCGAGCAAGTGCGCGTCGATCTGAGCCATCGTTTCCGGCGGCAACTCGCCGTCGACGTACGCCGCCAACAGCGTCGCCAGCACTTCGTGCCGCGCCTCGCGTGTCGCGTCGTCCTCGGGCTGCAGCCGGCCCGCGGCTGCCCCTCCCTGCCACTCACTCATGATGTCCTCGGCGCTCGTCCATGACCGCTCCGCAATTCGCCCCGTGCCTCGCTGCGTCGACCGAGGTCAGTCGCACCGAGCGCCCACTGTTGACGACGTTCCACGATCACGCCGGCGAGCAGCCGGCGACCGCGAGAGATCCGGCTCATGACCGTGCCGATCGGCACGCCGACAATGTCGGCGATCTCGTGATACTTGAACCCTTCGATGTCGTGCAGTTCGACCGCCGAGGCGAAATCCTCAGGAATCGCGTCGAGCGCCAAGCGCAGCATCTCTTCGTCGAGGCGGGCGACCACTTCGGCGAACACGACATCGGTGTCGGTCGACACGAACTGCTCGTGCACGTCCTCGAGGCGCGACATCTGCACCAGCCGTGCACGTCGGCCGGTGCGGTCGAACGCGTCGCTGAGCACCGTGCGCAGAATGCTGAAAAGCCACGGACGCACGCGCGCGGGATCGCGCAATTCATCGAAAGCGCTCCACGCCCGCACGCACATGTCCTGCACGGCGTCTTCGGCGTCACTGAACGAGACCGTGCGCCGCGCCGCGAAGCCCAAGAGGCGATCGAGATGCGGACGCACGAGGTCCTCGTAGCGCTGCTGTCGTAGCGCGAAGGCACTGGCCGAATCGGGAGTCATACGATCGGTGACGGGGGCACGAGGCAAACTATTCCCTCCGGGGACGGGCCGCTGGACAGTCCCTACGGCGGTGGGCAGCTTGCCTGTATGTCTTCTTCCCGATCCTGCCGCCCTTCGCGCCCTCTCACGGGCGCCCTCGCGGGTCTGCTCGCCGCCGTCCTCGCGTGTGCCGTCGTCACCCGCGCCGGCGCGCAGTCGCCACTCCTGACCGGCCCCGGCGTCTCCGCCGAGCTGGCGCGTCTCCGGGAGGCACAGGTCACCGACGTGGCGTACGACCTCGCGCTCTCGGTGAGCGCCGGAGACACGGCGACGGGCCGGGTGACGGTGTCGTTTACGCAGCGCACGGCGGGCGACGTTGTGCTCGACTTCCGCGGACTGTCGGTGCGTGATGGGAAGATCAACGGTGCGGCATGGGCCGAGATGGCGGCGGCCTGGAACCGGCATCACCTCGTCGTTCCCGCCGCGCGTCTCCGGCTCGGCCGGAATTCGGTCGAGGTGGGGTTCGCGACACCGGTTGCCCAGGCCGGCGCCAGTATCATCCGCAACCGCGACGCCACCGACGGCAACGTATATCTCTACACGCTGCTCGTACCGTCGGACGCGAACCTGCTCTTCCCCTGTTTCGATCAGCCTGATCTCAAAGCGAAGGTACGCCTCTCGCTTACCACGCCGATGGCTTGGCGCGCGCTCGCGAACGGCCGCGAGATCGGTGTGGACACGGCCGGCGCGCGAGTCACGCATCGTTTCGCCGAGACGCAGCGCCTCAGCACCTATCTCATCGCGTTCGCCGCCGGTCCGTGGGCGAGTGTCACACGGAGCGTGGCCACGACCTCCAAGGCGGCGCCCGTACCCGTGTCGCTCTGGATGCGCCAGTCACGTCGCACCGAAGCAGAAAGCGACACGCTGATCGAGATGAATGCGCGCGCGCTGCGCTGGCTGGGCGACTGGTTCGGTATCCCCTACGCGTTCGACAAATTCGATGCCCTGCTCGCCCCGGCCTTCCCGTTTGGCGGTATGGAACATCCGGGCGCGGTCTTCTACAACGAAGAGAGCTTCATCTATCGCGAACGTCCGACCGTTTCGCAGCTACTTGGCCGACAGGCGACGACGTTTCACGAAGTGGCTCACCAGTGGTTCGGCGATTACATGACGATGCGATGGTTCGATGATCTGTGGTTGAAAGAAGGATTCGCGACGTACATGGCAGCGCGCATGCAGGCCGATCTCGAGCCCACCTCGAACGCGTGGAAGACGTTCTATCTGCGCAACAAGCCGGTGGCGTACGCGACCGACGCCACGGCGGGCACAACCCCGATCTGGCAGCAGCTTGGCAACCTCGATCAGGCCAAGAGCAACTACGGTCCGATCGTCTACAACAAGGCGCCGGGTGTGCTCAAGCAGCTCGAGTATCTGGTGGGTGCGGCGGCGTTTCAGCGCGGGGTGCAGGATTTCCTGCGCACGCATGCCTACGACAACGGTACGTGGCGCGAATTGCTCGGCAGCGTGGGGCGTGCGGCCAGTCGCGATCTCACGGCATGGGGCCAGGCGTGGATGCTTCGCCCCGGCATGCCGCTGGTCGAACAGCGACTCACCGTGCGCAACGGCGTGGTGCAGCGACTGGCGCTGGTGCAACGCGCGGCCCAGCCGACGCTGTCGGGGCGCGGTGCCTGGCCGCTCAAGGTACAGCTCCTGATGTACTACGCGAATAGACCGGCGGTGCGCCTTCCCGTGGAGATGCGCGGCGATACGACGTTCGTGACCGCGGCCGCGGGACGGCCGGCCCCCGACTTCGTGTTCGCGAACGACGGAGATTACGGCTACGCGATCGTGCTTCCCGACTCCATGAGCGTGCGGTGGCTCGAGCAGCACATCGGCGCCGTGCGCGACGACTTCTTGCGGGCGATGCTGTGGGGATCGCTGTGGGATCTGGTGAGAGAAGCGAGGCTCTCACCGGCGCGCTACGCCGAGATGGTGATGCGCGAACTGCCCGCGGAGCGCGACGAGCAGATCACGGGAGCGCTCGTGGGCCGCCTCTCCACCGTGATCGGGCGCTATACCGACGACGCGGCGCGCGAGGCGCTGCTCGCTCGTGCGGAGCCCGTGTTGTTACGGGGCGCCGCCGACAGCGCGCGCAGCTACGGGCAGCGCAAAACGCAGGTCGATGCGGTGATCGGACTCGCGCGCTCGCCAGCCTCGCTGCAGCGGCTCGATCGCTGGCTCGATGGCGACACGGCCGCGGGGTTAGCCCTGCGGCCACCCACACGATGGTCGATCGTGACGCGGCTGGTGGCGCGTTCGGCACCGAGTGCGTCCGCGCGGTTGGCCGCGGAAGCGCGTCGCGATTCCACGAGTGAAGGACAACGACAGGCGTTCGTCGCCGACGCGGCGCGTCCGGATTCGGCCCATAAGCGCGCGTTGTTCACGCGGTGGTTCTCGGATGTCGCGCTGAACGAAGAGTGGGTCACGTCGAGCCTGCGCAGCTTTCACGACGCCGACCAGTCGACGATGACGAAGGCGTACCTTGTGCCTGCGCTCGATACGCTGCCGTGGATTCAGCAGAATCGCCGCATCTTTTTCCTGGGCAGCTGGCTGGGCGCGACGATCGGCGGCCAGAGTGATGCCGCGGCGCTCGGGCAGATCGACCGCTGGCTGGCGTCGCATCCGGCGCTTGCCCTCGACCTCCAGCAGAAGATCCGGCAGAGCCGAGACGAGCTCGAGCGTACGGTCCGGATCCGGCAAGCGTTCAGCGCGGGGACGCCTCGACAGTGACCCGATTCGTCCCGCGCTGACGGGACGACCGGAGTCGTCAGCAGGCGTCATGTCCCAGACTGACGCGACTTGTGACCTAGCCACACGCTATTCGTCCGCGCTACCTTGCCTTCAACTCGACTGTCAGCTTTGTGTGACGATTTCGTCCCAATCTGACAACGAAAAACGCTGACAGTGGCGCGAATCGACGACTTCGAGCCGCTCACCGTTTCGATCCCGCTCCGCCTTCCCCTCCATCGGAGACCCTCAATGGGTAGGTTTTTCTCGTTCGCCGCGGCACTCGCGGTTGCCGTGCTGCCGCTTCGCGCGGACGCACAAACCCGAGATATCTCGGGTAAGGTGACTCAGGCGGTCGTCGGCACCCCTATCGCTGACGTGACCGTCAGTATCGTCGGACAGCAAGTCGGTGTCCGTACTAATGAACGCGGTGAATTCCGCATGCGCGTGCCGTCGGGTGAAGTGGTCGTGCTGGCGCGACAGCTGGGCTTCAAACGCCAGACAATCCGCCTCGGCCCGACCGAGAACACGGCCAATTTCGTCCTCGAGAAGGACGTGCTGCAGCTGGAAGGCGTGACGGTGACGGGTCAGGCGACGACGACGGATCGCAAGGTCGCCGCGACCGCCGTGGCAACCGTCGGTGGTCCGGAGCTGAACCGCGTGCCGGCTCGCTCGATTGAAAGCAACTTGGCGGGTAAAGTGGCCGGTGCGCGCATGTTCGAGAACAGCGGCGCCCCGGGCGGCGGTGCGCAGATTCAGATTCGCGGTGCCACCTCGGTGCTCGCCTCTGGCGACCCGTTGTATGTGGTGGACGGCGTCATCATTTCAAACGCCAGCATCTCCTCGGGAGCGAGCTCGGTGAGTCGCGCCTCCGGTAGCACCGGATCGAGTCAGGACCAGGTGGTGAACCGCTTGGCGGACCTGAATCCGAACGACGTCGAGAACATCGAAGTGCTGAAGTCGGCGGCCGCGACGGCCATCTACGGGTCGCGTGCTACCAACGGTGTGGTGGTGATCACCACGAAGCGTGGCAAGCAGGGCAAGGCCACGTGGAACGTGGTGCAGCGTATGGGGACGCAGCAGGCCCAGCGTCTTCTCGGCCATCGCTCGTTCGAGAATTACGCCGAAGTGAAGCCGTATGTGGGCGGCGTGTATGGCGACTCGATCGCCCGCGCGGTGTGCGGCTCCGGCGCGTGCCCGTCGTTCGATTGGCAGAAGGAGCTGTACGGCCGCACGTCACCCAGCTGGGAAACGTTGCTGTCATCGGCCGGTGGTGCCAACAACACCCGGTACTTCGTCTCGCTCAATGACCGTCAGGAATCGGGCATTGCGGTGAACACCGGTGCCCGTCGTACCGGTGGTCGCATCAACCTCGACCAGACCATCGGCACCAAGCTCACCGTGAGCGCCGGTATCGACGTTACGCGCAACTTTTTCCAGCGTGGGTTCGGCAACAACGACAACGCTGGTGTGAGCCCGATCTACTCGCTGGCCTACAACCCGGCCATTATCGACCTGCAACAAAAGGACGCGTCGGGCCGCTACGTGCAGATGCCGTTCTACACGGGTAGCACAAAGCCAGGCTTCGGCACGTCGAATCCGTTTGAGGTGTTCAACTTCGCCGACAATACGGAAAGTGTGTGGCGCCAGGCGGGCAATGTGCGCGTGGGATACACCGCGCTGTCGACGACGAAGAACTCGGTGCAGCTGTCGTATCTGACCGGTGTTGACCGTTTCCAACAGGAAGGCTTCCAGTATTTCCCGAACTACTTCCAGGTCGAGCCGGCTGACGGATTCCTGGGCACGGCGAATCAGGTGAACGCGTCGAGCTTACAGATGAATCAGGGCATCAACGCGGTGTGGACGTATTCGCCCGGTGGCAAGTGGTTCACCTCGGCGACGACCTCGATTGGTGGCTCGTACGAAACGCAGGCGCTGAACCAGTACAGCGTGCGTGGACGCGGCCTGCTGCCGACGCGCAAGATCGCGCTTGGAGCAACCGACATCGCGATCACGAATCAGCGAACGGAGTTCCGCGATCAGTCGATGTACGGGCAGACGCAGTTGCTCATGCTCGACGAAAAGCTGGCGGTGAATGCCGGCGTGCGTGCCGACCGTTCCAGTGCAAACGGCGATCGCGAAAAATATTTCACGTTCCCGAAGTTCTCGGGCTCTTATCGGTTCGTGAAGCCGCTGACTGACAAGCTCGACGAAGTAAAATTTCGTGCCGCGTGGGGACAGTCAGGCAATCGGCCGCGTTGGGCCGACCGTGATGTGCTCTACGCCGACGGCGGTCTGATCGGCGGTAGCGGCTCGCTTGTATCCTCCTCGGCGCTCGGCAGCACGACGGTGAAGCCGGAAGTCATGAACGAATTGGAGTTCGGTACGGACATCACGCTGTTCGGTGGGCGTATGGGCGTCGAGTTCTCACGCTACCAGCGTAAGATCAAGGACTTGCTGCTCACGTTCCCGCTCGCGCCGTCATCGGGCCTCGGCACACAGGTGATCAACGGTGGTCAGTTGTCCGTCCTTGGTACCGAAGCCGTACTCTCAGCGGTGCCGCTCCGCACGCGAAATTTCGAGTGGACCACGCGCATCATCTTCAACCACAACGCGCAGTTCACGGATTCCATTCCGGTTCCGGCCTTCGCCGCGGCTGGTACGTTCGGCGTCTCGTACGGCCGTAATCGTATTCAGAGCGCGACGCGTTCGACGAACATCTGGGGCAATGCGCCGCTTCGTCCGGGTACCACACCCGGTACCTTCGTCGTCGTTGACACCATTCTGTATGACTCGAACCCGATCCACACCACCACGTTCAACAATGACTTCTCCTACAAGCGTTTCACGCTGTCGGCGTTGGTTGATTGGCGGAATGGTGGCTACGTGTCGAACATGACCAAGAACCTGTGGGATGAGGGTGGTCAGGCTCGCGATTTCGTAGCAGAGGGGAAAACACGGTTCGACACGTTCAATAAGCAGGATATCCGCCCGTATCTCGAGAAGGGCACGTACGTGAAGATTCGTGAAGTCTCGTTGAACTATCAGGCGCCGGACGCGTTGGCGAAGAAGCTGCCAGGTGCGAGCTCGCTGCGGTTCAACTTGAGCGGTCGCAATCTGGCGATCATTTCGAAGTACTGGAGCTTTGACCCCGAGTTCAGCAACTTCGGCAACGCGAACTTCAACCGCTTCGTCGACCTCGCGCCGTTCCCGGCAAGCCGTCAGTTCTTCTTCAGCGTCGACGTGGGGTTCTAAGCCATGACAACCTCAATTCACGCGACCCCGTCCTCGGCAAAGACGATTTTGACCACTTCTCGCGCATTCGCCACGCTTGGTGCGGCGCTGGTGCTCGGTGCGTGCAGCGCCGACAAACTCGACATCACGAATCCCAACACGCCGAGCGTCGCAGCTGCCAGCGGCGACCCGCAGGCACTTCAGCTGCAGGCAACCGGTTTGTTACGTCAGCTTCGCGGAGGCCGCGGTGGCTTCATCAGCAATACCGGAATTTTCGGGCGCGAGTCGTATAACTACACTCCGCAGGAAGGACGCAACACCTCGAACTATCTGATCGGCATCTCAGGACAGAACCGATTGGACCCGGCGGGATTTGCGACTGGAGTCTGGGCTGGGCAGTACGGTAACCTGCGCGATGTGTTCAATCTCAAGAATGTCGCAACGACGTCGACCGCGCTGACGGCGGAGCAGAAGGCTGCGACGCTGGGCTTTGCGAAGACGATCGAAGGATTGGAGCTGCTGTACGTCATCAGCACCCGCGACACGCTCGGCGCGATCGTCGAGATCAAGGCGAACGCGTCCGAACTTGCCGCGTTCGTATCGCGTGATTCGGTGTACAAGTACATCCTTGCCACGCTCGACGAAGGTGCCACCAACCTGGCGGCGGGCGGAAGCGCGTTTCCGTTCACGATCCACGCCGGCTTCAACGGCTTCAACACGCCGTCAACGTTCCGACTTTTCAACCGCGCGATTGCAGCGCGCGCCGCCGCGTACTACGCGACGAGCGGTGGTGGCGCGGCAGCGTGGCAGCGAGCGCTTACTGCACTCGGTGCATCGTTCATCAACACTGCGGCAACGACGCGCGCGCAGCTTGATGCAGGGCCCGCCCACGTGTATTCATCGGCGACGGGCGATGCGAACAACCCACTCAACGTGGTGACGGCTACGGACATCTATGCGCATGAGTCCATTCGGACGGATGCACAGAACAAGGCGAACGGTTCGCCTGATGACCGGTATACCGCCAAAATTGGGTCACGGCCCACGCGGAACGCTCCCTCGGGACTGGGCATTGCGTCATCGCTCGGTTTCAATGTTTATCCGGCGTTGACGAGCAACATTCCGATCATCCGTAACGAAGAGTTGTTGCTCCTGCGGGCCGAGGCGCTGTTGGCCACGGCCGACAAGGCGGGCGCGATAGCGATCGTGAACCAGCTCCGCGTGAACTCGGGTGGCCTTGCGCCGTCCACGCTCACGACGGCGTCAACGGATGCCGATGTGTTGACCGAAATCCTGTACAACAAGCGCTATTCGTTGTTGCTCGAGGGGCATCGCTGGATCGACATGCGCCGGTATGGCCGGTTGAACCAGCTGCCGCTCGATATCGCAACGGGAACGAACGCACACTTCGTCGCGCGGGTGATGCCGATCCCGCAGGGCGAATGCCTGGTGCGTGTAGGCAAGCCGGCGCCGCTCGCTGGACCGGGATGCTAAGGAGTACGGAGTAAGAAGTACGAAGTAAGAAGTACGAAGTAAGAAGTACGAAGTACGAAGTACGAAGTAAGAAGTACGAGGTACGGAGTAGTAAACGCCCCCGTGAGAGTCTTCTCACGGGGGCGTTCTCACGGAACCTAGCGGATCAATCAGTACCCGTCGCGCGTCCAAACCGCGATGACGCCGCAGCGTCGGTCAGGGCCGCTGAATTCAGGCGGGGTCGTGGCGGGACCGCTGTAGATCTCGATACCGGCAATTTGTCGAGGCGGTGGTAGCAGGTCGAGATTGAAGAATCGAGGCAGCACAATGCCATCGAGCAGGATCTGCATGGGACAGGCGCCTGAGCCTGCGCCCGTCAAGCTCCCGCCTTCCCGGCGCGACAGGGCCACGGTTCCGGCGAACTGTTGATCGGTGATGCGTGAGACCTCGACGCTACGCGTATTGCGAAGATAGTCGGAGGCCTCACGCGAGCCTCGACGATCGAGCTCGTCTTGCGTGATGAACTGTCCTTGGCCGATAAGTCGGCGCTTTTCAAATCCAAGCATACGCATGCCGACCCGTCGCTCTCGAATACGCAACGTGTCCAGCAGGCTGTTGGAGCGAGTGAGCGAATAGGTGAGCCGCAACGTGTCATTGTCGCGCACGTCGATGATCCCGGAGGTGGGCGCGAAGCCAATGCGTCGGACGACGATCAGGTATTGCCCGGGCGGTACCTGCAACATCCGGAACCGTCCGTTCTCTCCAGTCACGACGCGGGCGGAGGTGCCGACTACGGAGATGTCCGCGCTTACCAGCGGGCGAAGCAAGGTATCGGTCACCACGCCATCGATCACCGATTGGGCGCCGGCCAAGCGTCGCGCGGCTGCGGCGGCGCGTTCCCGCTCCTGCGCGGCGCGATCGAGAACAGTCGTACGTTGCTGGGCGCCGAGTGCCGTCACCGAAATCGGGAGCGCGCAAAGAGCTGCGATGGCAACGGACGTTCCGAGGCGCCGAGAAAAGCTGGGCATATTGGTCATGGACTAGAGCAACTGGTGGATGAACGCTTGCTTCGGTGCTACTTCTTCTTCAGGTCACCGCAGGCCACGATGATGCCCATGGCTTGCGCGGCGTCGTGGATGTTGACGTAGTAGGTCGTCGTGTCGGCGAGCACGACGGCCAAAGTTGCCTTACCGGTCCCCTGCCCCTTGTCGTTGATCACAATGGGCGCGTAGGCGCGTCCGCCACCGACGACGCCGCCGCTCTTCTCGCAGCTGCCGGCGTGGATGTGCCATGGTCGTGTCGCCCCGGGGGTGTCGTCGGCGATCGTGACGGAGACCTCGGAGCCCGCGCCGTCTGTGGTAGGCGTGACGGATGCGGTGCCGTGCGCCTTACGCCCGTCCTTCCCGGCGAGCGTGGCGGCGTAATCGGCGATCGGTCGGGCGAGGGCGAACAGGACGGCGCTGTTGCCGACGAGTGCGGCGCTGAGCGCCAGCCAGCGGAAGGTCGTGCGGCGGGGCATCGGGAACTCCGGTACGAGGACGTGCAGGGAATCTACGGACGACGAGCAGGAGGACGCGGGGGCGTTCCCTTGGCGGGCGGCCCCTTGGCGGGCGGCCCCTTAACCGGCGGGCGGGCGATCGGTGGGGCCTTGAGCGGCGGTCGAGGTGGCGTCGAGCGAGACGTGGTACCCCGCTGTCCCGGGAACGCATCCGCCACGAAAATGAACGCGAGCGCGAGCGCGGCCAGCACGAGGACCACAAAGAGCACGCGCGCTCGCATGGGCCGACCATCGACCCAGATCGTGGAAACGAGCACGGGTACGACGATAAGAAACAGGCGCACGATGCGTCGATCGAACGTGTTCGGTACGATCTTCGTGTTGCGCGGCGTGATCTTGAGACGATACTCCGCCTCACTGGCGAGTCTGAACACGCCATCCTCGAGCGCGCGGAACCAGCGCACCGGCGGCAGGCGCATGAGCAGTGCCTGCAGCTTCGCCTTCATGCCGGCACGCGATCGAAGAGCGAGGGCGGTTCCGAGGAGTCATCCCAGCGGATCGCGTCGCCCACGGCAATGTCGCCGTCGTCGAGAATCATGGCGAACGCTCCGCCACCCCACGCTGGACGCATGATGGCCTGCAACCCCGGGAACACCTCGTCCATCTGGTGACACGGCTTGGTCTCGCCCGCGATCTGTACACGCACGTTGCCGAGACGGAGTACGCGCCCGCGCGAGTCGACCAGCGGGATGCCGCGAACCAGCACGTTGGCGCGACGTCGGATGGGGCCAAGCGACGCATCGTGCTCATGGCCGAGGGCGGCGAGGTGTTCGTCCCATCGCTCGGCCTCGAGTAGCGTGATCTGCCGGCGTCCACGCTGATTGGCGTTGCCCACCAGTCCGCGGTTAGCGCGCGCGTGCACCGTGCCCACCGCATCCATGGGGCCGCGCTTCGCGCGCTTGAGCCAGATCTGTTCGACGACGCCGGTGGGCACTTCGGAATCGGACATCAGGCGCGCTCGACGATGCGATCGATGAGGAAGCTGGACTGCTCGAGCGCCTCGGCAGTGAAGTCGCCGAAGAACAGGCGGACATCCTCGAACAGTCGCGAGAACGCGGCTTGATCGCCGCGCGCGAGAATATCGGCTACGTCGTGCACGGACTGTCCGAACGCCGACGTGACGTCCGCGGTGCGCGGGTTCCGCATTTCGATGGATCCGTAAAGCGCGGGGTCCTGCGCAAAATGGCGCGCGGCCACGTAGAGTTCCAAGAGGTACGCCGGTGAGGTGAAGGGCAGCGTTTCGGCCAACGGCAGGCCGAGGCGGCTGAGCGTGAGCCCCTGCACCTGCGTTTGAAAGTGGGTGAGCACCTGCACCACCGACATCGCACGATCGTGCTGCGTGGCGTTGGTTTCGGTGATGACGAGACCGCGCGCGGCGAAGGATTGCGCGACCCAGTCGGCCCATGCGTCGCCGCGACCACGACAGATCACCACGCGCTGTCCCTGCAGCGTGTGCACGCTGGGTCCGAACATGGGGTGCGTGCCGACCACGCTCGCGCTGGTAACCTCGAGCATCGCGTGGAGCGGCGCCTCCTTCACGCTGGTGACGTCCATGAGCAGCGCATCCTCCCGCACATGCGGGCCTACAGCGCGAATCACCGTGTCGGTCACGTCGATCGGGACGCTGACCACGACCACGTCGGCCACCGCCGCCGCTTCCTCCGCGCGCAACGTGGTGTCGGTGTCGACGAGCAGCAGGCGATGTCCGAGGTCGCCGAAGAGTCGCGCCATCACGCGACCGATACGGCCGTGGCCGCCGATGATCGCGATGGTGTACGACGCGGCATCCATCGGCACTTCGGCGCGCAAGGCGGCCTGATGATCGCGACTCGACCGCATGAGCAGCCGGAAGATCGACTCGATCTCATCGCTCGGGAGGCCCAGCTCCTTCGCGTGTTCGTGTCGATCACGCAGCAGTTCTCGCTCGCGACTGGCGTCACGGATCTTGAGACCGTGCTGGCGTTTGTAGGCCGCGACTTCTGCCACGAGTGCCATGCGCTTGGCCATGATCTGCAGCAGGTCGCGATCGAGCGCGTCGATCATGGCGCGCACCACCGGGAGCGGGCGCGGCGTATCAGCCACGTGTGCCACTCATGAACGGCGTCACTTGGTCATCTTCCAGAAAGCGATACCGCTGGCCTGCGGTCCGACATCGGCAGTACCCACCGTCGCATGCGACGTGAGATCGATGACATCGACCTTACCGGGCTGCGAGCCCTGCCCTTCGCTGCTCACGAACGCGTATTTCGAGTCGGAGCTGATGGTTACGCCGTGCGCGAGACGGTTCGACGTGGGCACCTGCGCGACACTGGCGCCGGTGGTGAGATCAAAGATCTCGACGGCGTTACCCTGCTTGAGCGTGGCGACCATCAGTTTGCCGTCGGCAGTCACGGCCAGGTTGTACACGCCACGTCCGGTCTTCATTCGACGCATGAGTGCCCAGGACTTCGTGTCGATCTCGAGGATCTCATCAGCCTTGTTACAGGCTACGTAGATCTTCGTGCCGTCGGCCGACGGCTGTGCCCACGTGGGCGAGCAGGAGGCGGGTGCCATCGTATGCTTCTCGAGGCCCATCCCCGAACGCCCGACCTGCGCCGGATCGACCGTCGGCCCGGCGGACGGCTTCGTTGCCGGACGTGAAGCGGCCATGTCGTGCCCCATGGCGGCATGATCCATTCCCGCCTTACCGCTGGCCATCGTGGTGGTCGCCGTGAGCGCCAGCGGCCCTTCCTTGCCCGTGGCCAGCGAGAACCGGCGTGCCACGACGAAGTCCTTGGTGTCCACTTCCACCAGCTGGTCATCCATCATGCAGGTGGAGTACTGCCGCATACCATCCGGCGACACGCGACTGCCGTGCGGCATCGTGCACGTCACGATACGCGCGACTTCCGTGTGATTCGGCGTGTAGATCACCGAGACCGTCGACGGGATCATGTCGCCGTGCAGATTGAAATTCACCGACAGCGCGTAGAGGCCGTCGGGCGTGACGTCGATTGACGCGGGGAAGTTGCCCAACAGCAATCCCGGACCGACAAGCGTGTCGGGGCCGAGTTCGTAGCGCCAGTACTTACCATCGGGGAAGCCGTGCCCTGTGGTCAGGTGCAGGTACTTGCCATCCGGCGAGATGGCGAGGCCGTGCGGTCCCTCCATCTCGGTCGCCAGCTCGCCGACACCGATCATCTTTTCGACCACCGTCCCCATGGGCCCGAAGCGCACGCGATAGATCTTGTCGGCGGACTCCGCACCCACGTACACCCAGTAGTCGACGAGGGGCGCTTCGACGGGCGCTGGCGCAAAGACGGGCTTGGTCTGCGCGGTCAACGGTGCCGTCGGGCGCAGCAGCGTAGCGGCCGCGAAGGCGACGACCGCGTGGGCCGCGCGCCACGTCTTGCGAGGGCTTGGAACGAGAGGCATGATCGCGGGGCTCGGCAGGAACTATCCCATTGGAGACAACAGTATGAACGTAG
This region of Gemmatimonas groenlandica genomic DNA includes:
- a CDS encoding SusC/RagA family TonB-linked outer membrane protein; the protein is MGRFFSFAAALAVAVLPLRADAQTRDISGKVTQAVVGTPIADVTVSIVGQQVGVRTNERGEFRMRVPSGEVVVLARQLGFKRQTIRLGPTENTANFVLEKDVLQLEGVTVTGQATTTDRKVAATAVATVGGPELNRVPARSIESNLAGKVAGARMFENSGAPGGGAQIQIRGATSVLASGDPLYVVDGVIISNASISSGASSVSRASGSTGSSQDQVVNRLADLNPNDVENIEVLKSAAATAIYGSRATNGVVVITTKRGKQGKATWNVVQRMGTQQAQRLLGHRSFENYAEVKPYVGGVYGDSIARAVCGSGACPSFDWQKELYGRTSPSWETLLSSAGGANNTRYFVSLNDRQESGIAVNTGARRTGGRINLDQTIGTKLTVSAGIDVTRNFFQRGFGNNDNAGVSPIYSLAYNPAIIDLQQKDASGRYVQMPFYTGSTKPGFGTSNPFEVFNFADNTESVWRQAGNVRVGYTALSTTKNSVQLSYLTGVDRFQQEGFQYFPNYFQVEPADGFLGTANQVNASSLQMNQGINAVWTYSPGGKWFTSATTSIGGSYETQALNQYSVRGRGLLPTRKIALGATDIAITNQRTEFRDQSMYGQTQLLMLDEKLAVNAGVRADRSSANGDREKYFTFPKFSGSYRFVKPLTDKLDEVKFRAAWGQSGNRPRWADRDVLYADGGLIGGSGSLVSSSALGSTTVKPEVMNELEFGTDITLFGGRMGVEFSRYQRKIKDLLLTFPLAPSSGLGTQVINGGQLSVLGTEAVLSAVPLRTRNFEWTTRIIFNHNAQFTDSIPVPAFAAAGTFGVSYGRNRIQSATRSTNIWGNAPLRPGTTPGTFVVVDTILYDSNPIHTTTFNNDFSYKRFTLSALVDWRNGGYVSNMTKNLWDEGGQARDFVAEGKTRFDTFNKQDIRPYLEKGTYVKIREVSLNYQAPDALAKKLPGASSLRFNLSGRNLAIISKYWSFDPEFSNFGNANFNRFVDLAPFPASRQFFFSVDVGF
- a CDS encoding M1 family metallopeptidase; this encodes MSSSRSCRPSRPLTGALAGLLAAVLACAVVTRAGAQSPLLTGPGVSAELARLREAQVTDVAYDLALSVSAGDTATGRVTVSFTQRTAGDVVLDFRGLSVRDGKINGAAWAEMAAAWNRHHLVVPAARLRLGRNSVEVGFATPVAQAGASIIRNRDATDGNVYLYTLLVPSDANLLFPCFDQPDLKAKVRLSLTTPMAWRALANGREIGVDTAGARVTHRFAETQRLSTYLIAFAAGPWASVTRSVATTSKAAPVPVSLWMRQSRRTEAESDTLIEMNARALRWLGDWFGIPYAFDKFDALLAPAFPFGGMEHPGAVFYNEESFIYRERPTVSQLLGRQATTFHEVAHQWFGDYMTMRWFDDLWLKEGFATYMAARMQADLEPTSNAWKTFYLRNKPVAYATDATAGTTPIWQQLGNLDQAKSNYGPIVYNKAPGVLKQLEYLVGAAAFQRGVQDFLRTHAYDNGTWRELLGSVGRAASRDLTAWGQAWMLRPGMPLVEQRLTVRNGVVQRLALVQRAAQPTLSGRGAWPLKVQLLMYYANRPAVRLPVEMRGDTTFVTAAAGRPAPDFVFANDGDYGYAIVLPDSMSVRWLEQHIGAVRDDFLRAMLWGSLWDLVREARLSPARYAEMVMRELPAERDEQITGALVGRLSTVIGRYTDDAAREALLARAEPVLLRGAADSARSYGQRKTQVDAVIGLARSPASLQRLDRWLDGDTAAGLALRPPTRWSIVTRLVARSAPSASARLAAEARRDSTSEGQRQAFVADAARPDSAHKRALFTRWFSDVALNEEWVTSSLRSFHDADQSTMTKAYLVPALDTLPWIQQNRRIFFLGSWLGATIGGQSDAAALGQIDRWLASHPALALDLQQKIRQSRDELERTVRIRQAFSAGTPRQ
- a CDS encoding RNA polymerase sigma factor, whose protein sequence is MTPDSASAFALRQQRYEDLVRPHLDRLLGFAARRTVSFSDAEDAVQDMCVRAWSAFDELRDPARVRPWLFSILRTVLSDAFDRTGRRARLVQMSRLEDVHEQFVSTDTDVVFAEVVARLDEEMLRLALDAIPEDFASAVELHDIEGFKYHEIADIVGVPIGTVMSRISRGRRLLAGVIVERRQQWALGATDLGRRSEARGELRSGHGRAPRTS